The Bacillus sp. F19 DNA segment TTTATTTCACATACTCCGCCACACGGTTCCGTCCTGCCTGTTTGGCTCCGATGTACATGGCACGGTCTGCATGTCTGATGAGGTCAAGCGGTCCCTCTGCATCATAAGGAGCAGTTGCGTATCCTATACTTGCGGTGATTGAGATGGAATGTCGCCTGCCGAAGGTTTGAATGTCCTGGTCAATCATGAATGGCCGGTTCGCAATGGTTTTTCGAATTCCTTCAGCGAAGGCAAAGCATGCCATCTTGTCCACATTTGGGAGGAGAATGACGAATTCTTCACCGCCATACCGCGCAACGGTGCCCCGGTCTCCAATAAACTTTACAAGCCGGTCTGAGAGTGCAATCAGGATTTCATTTCCCGCCTGATGGCCGTACGTATCATTTACTTTTTTGAAGTGGTCAATGTCCAGCAGAATGAGAGATAAATGATTCAGCTGATAGCTGCCAAGTTTCATATACTCCGATTCAAGCAGCTTCTCCATGTACCGATAGTTATAGAGACCTGTGAGCGCACAGCGTTCACTTTGTTTTTTCGTCTCCTCATAGCTTCTTGCATTGTCAATCGCAACGCCGAGATAGGCAGTTAACAAATCAACAATCATCAGCTGTGAATGGTCGTAGGACCGTTTTTTGTTAGAGGCAAGAACGACAATGCCTACGACTTTTTGGTTTCTGACAATCGGGACGCCAATCATGCTTTCAATGGTTTCAGGCAGCAGCGTTTTCTCAAGCTTTGCCCAATGTTCCCTTTTTTTGTAAAGGACGCTTTTCTTTTTTGCATACACTAATCCGCTGATTCCAAGATGGACAGAGAGCGTTTCTTTCGTACCAGTTAAAATCTGTCCATTTTCAAGCTTTCTGATAACTTTGAGCTCGTAGTCATTCAAGACATCAATGATATAAGCATAATCCGCATTGATCATGGAGGTCAGTTTGTCAATATAGACATCCAGTACTTCTTTTACTTCCAGTCTTTCTGTAAGCTGATGCCCGATCTCACTTGCTTGCTGAAGATATGAATTCAATCGCTGGCTATTGGACAGCAGGAGCAGAATAAAGGAGATTCCGACGAACGGTATTCCCACATAGAACAAAGCTTCTAAACCTAAATCTGCATATAATATGTACAGCATTATTCCCACCGGCAGGAACATGAGCGTCGTGAAAATCTCCCATAAAAAATCCTTCGAAAAAAATTCTTCTTTGTTTTTATAGAAAAAGCCTCTGATCACATGCTGAAGAAAAAAGTGATTTGTCAGGCAAATTGTGAACGCATATATGATAACTTTAAATAAAAACTCAAGAGTGAAATCTGTTTTTCCATGTGTTCCGCCAATGGCATAATAGACAGCAGCCCCTGCAACAGAGACGATTAGAAACATCAATGAATTTGTAGGATAGCGGTGGATTTCTCTTAAACCTACGCGAAGCTTGATAAGAAGAACAGTAAGGGAAACCTGCATTAGAATAATTTCAACAAATGGCCCGAAAAGCAGGAAGACGGAAATTGAAACACCCTGAGCGAAAAAAACAGGAGTTTCGTTCACGATAATAGGAAAGATGGAAACAATACACATTAATAACAGGAATGTTGCAATAGCCAGTTCATTACCCGCTATCATCGGCGGCCAAAAATAATAAGCTGCACATAAAGCTGCCGGAAATAGAATGGCCCACGACACCCATAATACAATCTTAAGATTTTTTTCCATGTACTGTTCCCCCCTCTCCCTATCTTTAAAATTATTATTTTTATATTTTAACAAAAATTCAGATATCTGTCATTTATATTCAGGACTATCAACCTAATCTTTCGATAAGAAATTTCGACAAAAAGGCCTAACTTCTGAGATAAAGTAAAGAGAACCCGTCACTAGGAAAACATCTTTTACTTCGCCTGCTTCCATCATTTTTAGAAAAGCAGCTTTCCAATCATCTTCAAAATCCTTTTTTCCATGTCTGCATGCCTGAAAAAGCTCTTTAGCAGAAGCAGCTCTTGGAAAATCAAAAGTCGTAAAATACATCCTATCCGCAATTGATGAGAGGATATCAATCATCGGAGTGTATTCCTTATCTTTTAAAGCCGAAAAGAGAATATGAATCTTTTTGCCGTGATAATGACGCTTCATCGCAGCAGTCAGGCTCTCTGCACCCTCTTTATTATGAGCCCCGTCCACAATGACCGCTGGATACTCTGACAGCTGTTCAAATCTGCCGTTCCAGCTGGTCTGCAAAAGTCCTTTAATCATATGCTGCTCGTCAATATGAAATAATTCCTCCGAACGCAGATAATCAAGTGCCATCACTGCAAGAGCCGCATTCTGAACTTGATGCTCTCCGCGCATCGATATTTCAAGGTTTTTATAATAGCTGAACGGCGTCTTCATTTCGAATCTCTCTCCCCTGGGAAGGGGCTGATGAGTCAAAACCGGAAACGCATCATGATAAAGGGCAGAGTTCATGTCCTTTGCCTTTTGCTTTATTACATTTAATGCCCGTTCATCTGTAACAGATGTCAGCATAGGAATGCCCTCCTTGATGATTCCCGCTTTTTCAAGGGCGATTTCTTCTATTGTATTGCCGAGAATATTCATGTGATCATAACCGATGCTTGTAATCATTGTTAAGATTGGTTCTGCAATATTGGTTGAATCATATGTGCCGCCAAGACCTGTTTCCAGCAGCAGAATATCTGTTTTTTCATGTCTTCCAAAATAATAGAAAGCCATTGCTGTGATTACTTCAAATTCGGTCGGTCCGCCAAGCTCCGTGTCTTCAAGTTCATCTGCAAGAGGCCTGATCATATTTACTAAAAACAGCATTTCTTCATCAGATATAGGTTTGCCGTTCATGCTGATTCTCTCGTTGAAAGTTTCCAAGAACGGAGATGTGAACGTTCCTGTCGTGTACCCTGCTTCTTGAAGAACATTGCGCATATATGCAATGGTTGACCCCTTGCCATTTGTGCCTGCAACATGAACTACGCGAATTTGTTTATGGGGATTATTTAATTTTTCCATCATCCAGGTCATCCGCTTTAATCCGGGTTTAATGCCGAATCTGAGACGCGAATGGATCCAATCTACCGCTTCCTCGTAAGTTTGAAACATGAACATCTCCCCTTTTCTCTCTATTTACATGAAAACTCGGGTGTGATTCTGCCGATCACAACCCGAGCCTATTAAAAAGCTTACCCTTTTAATTCACTAATTCTAGAAAGAACAGCTTCTCTTTTCTCTACATAATCGCTTTCTTTCGCACGTTCTTCCTCAATTACTTTTTCAGGTGCTTTTTTCACAAAGCCTTCGTTGCTCAGTTTCTTTTGAACACGCTCGACTTCTTTATTCAATTTATCAAGCTCTTTTTGAAGACGTGAGATTTCTTCATCAATATTGATTAAGCCTTCAAGCGGGAAAATAAGCTCAGCACCCGTTACGACAAAAGTCATCGCTTTTTCGCCTGATTCTGCATCCGTGCTGATTGAAAGGCTGCTTGTGTTGCAGAAACGCTCAATGTATGCACGATTATCATCAAGCTGCTGACCAACATCCGCATTTTTCGCTTTAATCAGCATTGGAATCTGCTTGCTCATCGGAGTATTTACCTCGGCTCGGACATTTCTTACAGAACGGATTACTTCAACAAGCAATTTCATATCTGCAGCAGCTTTTTCGTCCGTTAATGAAGCATTCACTTCAGGCCATTTTGCAATTGTAATGGATTCTCCGTCGTGAGGAAGGTTCTGCCATATTTCCTCGGTAATGAAAGGCATGAATGGGTGAAGAAGTCTCATTGTGTTATCAAGAACATATGCAAGAATGGAACGAGTTGTTTTCTTCGCTTCTTCATTTTCCCCATATAGCGGAAGCTTCGCCATTTCGATATACCAGTCACAGAAATCATCCCAGATAAAGTTATAAAGCAGGCGGCCTACTTCACCGAATTCATATTTATCAGCAAGCTTGGTCACATGCTCAATTGTTTCGTTTAATCGAGTAAGAATCCATTTGTCCGCTACTGATTTTTCTCCGCTGATATCGATCTCTTCATATTTCAGGCCATCCATGTTCATTAAAGCAAAGCGTGAAGCATTCCAGATCTTATTTGCAAAGTTCCAAGTCGCTTCTACCTTTTCATAGCTGAAACGCAAGTCCTGGCCCGGAGAGCTTCCTGTAGACAGGAAGTAGCGCAATGAATCTGCGCCATATTTCTCGATTACTTCCATTGGATCAACGCCGTTTCCAAGAGATTTACTCATTTTGCGGCCTTGCTCATCGCGTACAAGCCCGTGAATCAGCACATCTTTAAATGGACGCTGACCTGTAAATTCAAGACCCTGGAAAATCATGCGTGAAACCCAGAAGAAGATAATATCGTATCCTGTTACGAGCACATCTGTCGGATAGAAGCGCTGATAATCGATCGATTCTGTGTCAGGCCAGCCCATTGTCGAGAACGGCCATAGCGCAGAACTGAACCACGTATCAAGAACATCTGTATCCTGCTCCCAGTTTTCAAGATCTGCAGGCGGTGAGTGATCGACATGAACCTCACCTGTTTCTTTGTTATACCAAGCCGGAATTCTGTGTCCCCACCAAAGCTGTCTTGAAATACACCAGTCACGGATATTTTCCATCCAGCGCATATACGTATTTTCAAATCGGTTTGGCACAAAGTTTACTTTCTCTTCTTTGCCTTGAAGCTCGATTGCTGCATCAGCAAGCGGCTGCATTTTAACAAACCATTGTGTTGAAAGATATGGTTCAACAACTGCGCCGCTTCGTTCACTGTGTCCTACAGAATGAAGATGCTCTTCAATTTTGAATAAAACATCCATACCTTGAAGGTCTTTAACGATTTGCCTGCGGCATTCAAAACGGTCAAGACCATTGTATTTTCCTGCGTTAGCATTCATTGTTCCGTCTTCATTCATAACAAGAACACGTTCTAAGTCGTGGCGGTTTCCGATTTCAAAATCGTTCGGATCATGTGCAGGCGTAATTTTAACTGCCCCTGATCCAAATTCCATATCCACATAGTCGTCGCCGACAATCGGAATCTCGCGGCCAACGATTGGAAGAATAACTGTTTTTCCGATCAAATGCTTGTAGCGGTCATCTTCCGGATGAACGGCAACTGCTGTATCGCCAAGCATTGTTTCAGGACGGGTTGTAGCGATTTCAATATGTCCTGATCCGTCAGAAAGAGGATAGCGCATATGGTAAAAAGCGCCTTGAACATCTTTGTAGATAACTTCAATGTCCGATAAAGCCGTTTTCGTTTGTGGATCCCAGTTGATAATATATTCACCGCGGTAAATAAGTCCTTTTTTATATAGAGATACAAATACTTCATTTACCGCTTTTGATAAACCTTCATCTAAAGTAAAACGCTCTCTGGAGTAATCAAGTCCAAGCCCAAGTTTAGACCATTGAGTACGAATATGAGATGCATACTCTTCTTTCCACTTCCATGTTTCTTCAACGAATTTTTCCCGTCCAAGATCATAGCGTGATTTGCCTTCCTCGCGCAGCTTGCCTTCTACTTTTGCCTGAGTGGCAATTCCTGCATGGTCCATGCCCGGAAGCCATAGTACGTCATAGCCCTGCATTCTTTTCATGCGGGTTACAATGTCTTGAAGCGTTGTGTCCCACGCGTGCCCAAGATGAAGCTTGCCCGTAACGTTAGGCGGCGGAATAACGATAGTATAAGGCTGTTTTTCCTGGTCATTGGTCGCTTCAAAGTATTTGCCCTTCAGCCAGAACTCATAGCGGTCACGCTCAATTGCCTGCGGATCATATTTTGTAGAGAGTGTTTGTTCATTGTTCTCCATTTTTCTTCCTCCTTAAAAATAAACCGGTGATGAAACAATAAAAAAACTCCAATCATCCAATAAAAGGACGAAAGGAGTTGATTTCGCGGTGCCACCTTTTTTCATAGGCAAAAATAAGCCTATGCTCTCAAATGGGATAACGGCGTTCATGCCGATTCTCTCTACTGCAAGTTTTCAAGAGAATTACTCAAGGGCGACCTTC contains these protein-coding regions:
- a CDS encoding sensor domain-containing diguanylate cyclase, with translation MEKNLKIVLWVSWAILFPAALCAAYYFWPPMIAGNELAIATFLLLMCIVSIFPIIVNETPVFFAQGVSISVFLLFGPFVEIILMQVSLTVLLIKLRVGLREIHRYPTNSLMFLIVSVAGAAVYYAIGGTHGKTDFTLEFLFKVIIYAFTICLTNHFFLQHVIRGFFYKNKEEFFSKDFLWEIFTTLMFLPVGIMLYILYADLGLEALFYVGIPFVGISFILLLLSNSQRLNSYLQQASEIGHQLTERLEVKEVLDVYIDKLTSMINADYAYIIDVLNDYELKVIRKLENGQILTGTKETLSVHLGISGLVYAKKKSVLYKKREHWAKLEKTLLPETIESMIGVPIVRNQKVVGIVVLASNKKRSYDHSQLMIVDLLTAYLGVAIDNARSYEETKKQSERCALTGLYNYRYMEKLLESEYMKLGSYQLNHLSLILLDIDHFKKVNDTYGHQAGNEILIALSDRLVKFIGDRGTVARYGGEEFVILLPNVDKMACFAFAEGIRKTIANRPFMIDQDIQTFGRRHSISITASIGYATAPYDAEGPLDLIRHADRAMYIGAKQAGRNRVAEYVK
- a CDS encoding bifunctional folylpolyglutamate synthase/dihydrofolate synthase, with protein sequence MFQTYEEAVDWIHSRLRFGIKPGLKRMTWMMEKLNNPHKQIRVVHVAGTNGKGSTIAYMRNVLQEAGYTTGTFTSPFLETFNERISMNGKPISDEEMLFLVNMIRPLADELEDTELGGPTEFEVITAMAFYYFGRHEKTDILLLETGLGGTYDSTNIAEPILTMITSIGYDHMNILGNTIEEIALEKAGIIKEGIPMLTSVTDERALNVIKQKAKDMNSALYHDAFPVLTHQPLPRGERFEMKTPFSYYKNLEISMRGEHQVQNAALAVMALDYLRSEELFHIDEQHMIKGLLQTSWNGRFEQLSEYPAVIVDGAHNKEGAESLTAAMKRHYHGKKIHILFSALKDKEYTPMIDILSSIADRMYFTTFDFPRAASAKELFQACRHGKKDFEDDWKAAFLKMMEAGEVKDVFLVTGSLYFISEVRPFCRNFLSKD
- a CDS encoding valine--tRNA ligase, with the translated sequence MENNEQTLSTKYDPQAIERDRYEFWLKGKYFEATNDQEKQPYTIVIPPPNVTGKLHLGHAWDTTLQDIVTRMKRMQGYDVLWLPGMDHAGIATQAKVEGKLREEGKSRYDLGREKFVEETWKWKEEYASHIRTQWSKLGLGLDYSRERFTLDEGLSKAVNEVFVSLYKKGLIYRGEYIINWDPQTKTALSDIEVIYKDVQGAFYHMRYPLSDGSGHIEIATTRPETMLGDTAVAVHPEDDRYKHLIGKTVILPIVGREIPIVGDDYVDMEFGSGAVKITPAHDPNDFEIGNRHDLERVLVMNEDGTMNANAGKYNGLDRFECRRQIVKDLQGMDVLFKIEEHLHSVGHSERSGAVVEPYLSTQWFVKMQPLADAAIELQGKEEKVNFVPNRFENTYMRWMENIRDWCISRQLWWGHRIPAWYNKETGEVHVDHSPPADLENWEQDTDVLDTWFSSALWPFSTMGWPDTESIDYQRFYPTDVLVTGYDIIFFWVSRMIFQGLEFTGQRPFKDVLIHGLVRDEQGRKMSKSLGNGVDPMEVIEKYGADSLRYFLSTGSSPGQDLRFSYEKVEATWNFANKIWNASRFALMNMDGLKYEEIDISGEKSVADKWILTRLNETIEHVTKLADKYEFGEVGRLLYNFIWDDFCDWYIEMAKLPLYGENEEAKKTTRSILAYVLDNTMRLLHPFMPFITEEIWQNLPHDGESITIAKWPEVNASLTDEKAAADMKLLVEVIRSVRNVRAEVNTPMSKQIPMLIKAKNADVGQQLDDNRAYIERFCNTSSLSISTDAESGEKAMTFVVTGAELIFPLEGLINIDEEISRLQKELDKLNKEVERVQKKLSNEGFVKKAPEKVIEEERAKESDYVEKREAVLSRISELKG